One Setaria viridis chromosome 3, Setaria_viridis_v4.0, whole genome shotgun sequence DNA window includes the following coding sequences:
- the LOC117850123 gene encoding uncharacterized protein → MRRYSPPYRSPPRRGYGGRGRSPPPRRGYGGGRKEGSGSLLVRNIPLSVRAEDLRVPFERFGPVRDVYIPKDYYSGEPRGFAFVEFVDPYDASEAQYHMNRQVFFGREITVVLAAESRKRPEEMRSRARVRGYSGHEGRRSSYYGRSRSRSRSPRYRGRPRSRSYSPAPRRRDDYSASPRRKEAHRVSPPRRPPKELDEDKKRRSYSPASRDDAENGYEKRSPPPDSDGSPPHRRSPKEYSGSPPGSRSRSAESPARSD, encoded by the exons ATGAGGAGGTACAGCCCCCCGTATCGCAGTCCCCCTAGGAGGGGATATGGTGGCAGAGGAAGAAGCCCCCCTCCTAGGAGGGGATATGGAGGAGGGCGGAAGGAGGGTTCTGGGAGTCTTTTGGTCCGCAATATTCCATTAAGTGTCAG AGCGGAGGATCTTCGAGTTCCTTTTGAAAGGTTTGGTCCTGTCCGGGATGTCTACATTCCAAAGGATTATTATAGTGG GGAGCCTCGAGGATTTGCATTTGTGGAGTTTGTTGACCCTTATGATGCCTCTGAGGCCCAGTATCACATGAATCGCCAGGTTTTCTTCGGTCGGGAGATAACTGTTGTTCTTGCTGCTGAGTCACGAAAAAGGCCAGAAGAAATGCGTAGCAGGGCTAGAGTCAG GGGCTACTCTGGTCATGAAGGTCGCCGCTCTTCTTATTATG GGCGGTCTCGTTCCCGTTCCCGCTCTCCTCGCTACCGGGGTCGCCCTCGGTCAAG ATCGTACTCCCCTGCTCCAAGACGCCGAGATGACTACTCTGCTTCTCCAAGGAGAAAGGAGGCACATCGCGTGTCTCCTCCCAGGCGCCCGCCAAAGGAGCTTGATGAAGATAAGAAGCGGAGATCCTATTCCCCTGCCAGTAGAGATGATGCTGAAAATGGTTATGAGAA GAGGTCGCCCCCACCTGACAGCGATGGATCCCCTCCGCATCGGAGGTCTCCCAAGGAGTACTCAGGCTCACCTCCTGGATCCCGCTCCAGGTCCGCCGAGTCACCTGCCCGCAGTGACTGA
- the LOC117850722 gene encoding uncharacterized protein, which yields MAATSLPLAAVLFLLLAASAGPATASGQHSGARMVIIRRGAGLRAGGGSVAAGARANDKRRYDQLLEDEVAPEPELRGLMRLGAGDGGGSIGYGALEKDRPGCQSGNQCAAQGGGSYTRGCTYKDHCPH from the coding sequence ATGGCAGCTACCAGCTTACCCCTGGCcgccgtcctcttcctcctcctcgccgcatCCGCCGGGCCGGCCACTGCCAGCGGCCAGCACAGCGGTGCCAGGATGGTCATcatccgccgcggcgccgggctaagggccggcggcggcagcgtcgcgGCCGGTGCTCGTGCTAACGACAAGCGGCGCTACGACCAGCTCCTGGAGGACGAGGTGGCACCGGAGCCGGAGTTGCGCGGCCTGATGAGGCTgggggcgggcgacggcggcggcagcatcggTTACGGTGCCCTCGAGAAGGACAGGCCGGGATGCCAGAGCGGCAACCAGTGCGCCGCCCAGGGAGGAGGGTCCTACACCCGGGGTTGCACGTACAAGGACCACTGCCCCCACTGA